The following coding sequences lie in one Haladaptatus sp. DJG-WS-42 genomic window:
- a CDS encoding aspartate kinase, which produces MRVVAKFGGTSLGSGDRINRAADSIAAAVAAGHEIAVVASAMGSTTDDLLDEITFEAGEADRAEIVSMGERTSVRMLKAALSARGVNAVFLEPGSEGWPIITDEHGEVDVEATKANAAELAASMENVVPVITGFLAQDNEGNVTTLGRGGSDTSAVMLGKYTGADQVVIVTDVEGVMTGDPRVVEGARNVSQITVDELRDLSFRGAEVVAPSALTYKDENLDVRVVHYQHGDLLSGGTSIEGQFENIIDLRETRLACITVAGRSIRNKPGILATLSQTLGEADINIDAVASGMDSVTFYIAADRASEAEKVLHECVVEDELLSSVTVEDGIAVIRVTGGLMSEPGVVRDIIGPLADAHISIHDIITSASSVGVFVDWDVRESALRAIQADF; this is translated from the coding sequence ATGCGCGTAGTTGCAAAGTTCGGCGGAACCAGCCTCGGCAGCGGTGACCGAATCAATCGAGCAGCCGATTCGATTGCCGCTGCAGTGGCTGCGGGCCACGAAATCGCCGTCGTCGCGAGCGCGATGGGGTCTACGACGGACGACCTGCTCGATGAAATCACGTTCGAGGCAGGCGAGGCAGACCGCGCAGAAATCGTGAGCATGGGCGAGCGAACCAGCGTCCGCATGTTGAAAGCCGCCCTCTCCGCTCGCGGCGTCAACGCGGTGTTTCTCGAACCCGGCAGCGAGGGCTGGCCAATCATCACCGACGAACACGGCGAAGTGGACGTCGAAGCCACGAAAGCAAACGCCGCAGAGTTAGCGGCGTCGATGGAGAACGTCGTTCCCGTCATCACGGGCTTTCTCGCCCAAGACAACGAGGGCAACGTCACCACACTCGGACGCGGTGGCAGCGACACCTCCGCGGTGATGCTCGGCAAGTACACCGGCGCAGATCAGGTCGTCATCGTCACCGACGTCGAAGGCGTCATGACTGGGGACCCACGGGTCGTCGAAGGCGCGCGAAACGTCTCTCAAATCACGGTTGACGAGCTGCGCGACCTGTCGTTCCGTGGCGCAGAAGTCGTCGCCCCGAGCGCGCTCACCTACAAAGACGAGAACTTAGACGTTCGCGTCGTCCACTACCAACACGGTGACCTCCTTTCGGGCGGGACGAGCATCGAAGGCCAGTTCGAGAACATCATCGACCTCCGCGAGACGCGCCTCGCGTGTATCACAGTCGCCGGGCGGTCCATTCGCAACAAACCGGGAATCCTCGCGACGCTCTCGCAGACGCTTGGTGAGGCGGACATCAACATCGACGCCGTCGCAAGCGGGATGGATTCGGTGACGTTCTACATCGCCGCAGACCGGGCGTCCGAGGCTGAAAAAGTGCTCCACGAGTGCGTTGTCGAAGATGAACTCTTGTCGAGCGTGACGGTCGAAGACGGCATCGCGGTCATCCGCGTCACCGGCGGACTGATGAGCGAACCCGGCGTCGTCCGCGACATCATCGGGCCGCTCGCGGATGCGCACATCTCGATTCACGACATCATCACGAGCGCCTCATCCGTTGGCGTGTTCGTTGACTGGGACGTTCGAGAATCTGCGCTCAGGGCCATCCAGGCTGACTTCTGA
- a CDS encoding ATPase domain-containing protein — protein sequence MVDDTTDHDTSQEERCDFCRHPIPEKPVAASVGESEYQFCSQACREALETSEYVFTEYHGFMWFDPGVSALDTSLPQGAPRNAFVLLSGPAGTRDRALQAELIWRTLQRGEPAIIVSFQEPPGSIVQQFLTFDWNVLPYLERDQLHILDCFTYRLSTRKRMYERMNEWNQHLHHVAENATTTIRDPTDIDEVTNKLDNCLEDHHLVDAGMVLIDSLTEFGALVQPVRAYEFVRTIRADVCKGRFVPVYAGATVVTEESLFPHDLAYAVDGVIDLRLTEKLVPETLLKQIRIRKMNGVLVIPEWHTYEYTSGLGMVTFDPEEEQAKSKEKATENGETAPDQSDVETDEERIEHADDAAEM from the coding sequence ATGGTGGATGATACCACTGACCACGATACGAGTCAGGAGGAGCGATGCGATTTCTGTCGCCACCCCATCCCCGAGAAACCCGTCGCAGCCAGTGTTGGGGAATCTGAGTACCAGTTTTGCTCTCAGGCGTGTCGCGAGGCGCTTGAAACGAGCGAGTACGTTTTTACCGAGTACCACGGCTTCATGTGGTTCGATCCCGGCGTGTCTGCACTCGACACGAGCCTCCCACAGGGCGCGCCGCGTAACGCCTTCGTCCTCCTGTCGGGGCCTGCGGGCACCCGTGACCGGGCGTTGCAAGCAGAACTCATCTGGCGAACCTTACAGCGAGGCGAACCGGCGATTATCGTGAGCTTTCAGGAACCGCCCGGCTCGATTGTCCAACAGTTTCTCACCTTCGACTGGAACGTCCTGCCCTACTTAGAGCGCGACCAACTTCACATTCTCGACTGTTTCACCTACCGGCTCTCGACGCGAAAACGAATGTACGAGCGCATGAACGAGTGGAATCAGCACCTCCACCACGTTGCAGAGAACGCGACGACGACGATTCGCGACCCGACGGACATCGATGAGGTGACGAACAAACTCGACAACTGTCTCGAAGACCACCATCTCGTTGACGCGGGGATGGTGCTCATCGACTCGCTCACCGAGTTCGGCGCGCTTGTCCAACCTGTCAGAGCCTACGAGTTCGTCCGCACCATCCGGGCCGACGTGTGCAAAGGCCGGTTTGTCCCCGTCTACGCCGGGGCAACGGTCGTCACCGAAGAGTCGTTGTTCCCCCACGATTTAGCGTACGCCGTCGATGGCGTTATCGACCTCCGGCTCACCGAAAAGCTCGTTCCAGAGACCCTGCTGAAGCAAATTCGTATCCGCAAGATGAACGGCGTGCTCGTCATCCCCGAGTGGCACACCTACGAGTACACCTCCGGCCTTGGAATGGTGACGTTCGACCCTGAAGAAGAGCAAGCGAAAAGCAAGGAAAAGGCGACGGAGAACGGTGAAACCGCGCCTGACCAGTCAGACGTCGAAACAGACGAGGAGCGCATCGAACACGCCGACGATGCGGCCGAAATGTGA